In Salipiger profundus, one genomic interval encodes:
- a CDS encoding ABC transporter ATP-binding protein: MTALYTLSDVTVSVPGRTLLHGLNLTLPRGKVIGLIGHNGSGKSTLLKLLSRQSRPARGQITFADTPLQDWPARQLARRLAYLPQHPPVAEGLTVRELAALGRYPWHGALGRPGPEDRAATEAALSACGLESLAGRRVDTLSGGEAQRAWLAMLIAQEAGTLLLDEPISALDIAHQVEVLTLVHTLSRLRARSVVAVLHDLNMAARYCDHVVALKSGRLVFQGSPAELMTPSRLETIYGARMEVMTRSDGAPVAHPV, translated from the coding sequence ATGACCGCGCTCTATACCCTTTCCGATGTCACCGTCTCGGTGCCCGGCCGCACCCTGCTGCACGGGCTGAACCTGACCCTGCCGCGTGGCAAGGTGATCGGGCTGATCGGGCACAACGGCTCGGGAAAATCGACACTGCTCAAGCTGCTCTCGCGGCAGAGCCGCCCCGCGCGCGGGCAGATCACCTTTGCCGATACGCCACTGCAGGACTGGCCGGCGCGGCAGCTCGCGCGCAGGCTCGCCTACCTGCCGCAGCATCCGCCGGTGGCCGAGGGGCTGACCGTGCGCGAGCTCGCCGCGCTCGGACGCTACCCCTGGCACGGCGCGCTCGGGCGCCCCGGCCCCGAGGATCGCGCCGCCACCGAGGCCGCCCTCTCCGCCTGCGGTCTCGAAAGCCTTGCCGGGCGCCGCGTCGACACGCTGTCGGGCGGCGAGGCGCAGCGGGCGTGGCTTGCCATGCTGATCGCGCAGGAGGCCGGGACGCTGCTGCTCGACGAGCCGATCTCGGCGCTCGACATCGCGCATCAGGTCGAGGTGCTGACGCTGGTTCACACCCTCAGCCGCCTGCGCGCGCGCTCGGTGGTCGCGGTGCTGCACGACCTCAACATGGCGGCGCGCTATTGCGACCATGTCGTCGCGCTCAAGTCCGGCCGGCTGGTGTTCCAAGGCTCCCCCGCCGAACTCATGACCCCCTCACGGCTCGAGACCATCTACGGTGCGCGCATGGAGGTCATGACCCGCTCAGACGGCGCGCCCGTCGCCCACCCCGTTTAA